In one Nocardioides luteus genomic region, the following are encoded:
- a CDS encoding endo-1,4-beta-xylanase yields MNQLLSPDPTLRHRSHEAMLTLLRPDGSAYADTEVVVEQTRHAFAFGNIGFDFIGLANADTAESPGAVFGGADPETAERLVDLWLGLFNTATLPFYWSGFEPVRGEPETERLLTAARWFRDRGVSLKGHPLAWHTLSPAWLLDAPTAEVEEVLRARIRREVTAFGGLVDTWDAVNELVIMPVFDNEDRQNAITRLCRQLGRIPMARLAFEEARAADPGVRLVLNDFDMSTAYECLIEGVLEAGIRVDAIGLQSHMHQGYWGEERTLEVLERFARFGLPLHLSETTLLSGDLMPAEIEDLNDHQVPSWPSTPEGEERQADELVRHYRTLLSHPSVEAVTYWGLTDLGSWLGAPAGLVRADGTPKPAYDALHRLVKQEWWLGPTHLRTDSEGRVKVRGWAGDYRVGIEDSTAAFELTPDSSRTELTVTP; encoded by the coding sequence GTGAACCAGCTGCTCTCCCCCGATCCGACCCTCCGTCACCGCTCCCACGAGGCGATGCTGACGCTGCTCCGTCCCGACGGCAGCGCCTACGCCGACACCGAGGTGGTCGTCGAGCAGACCCGCCACGCCTTCGCCTTCGGCAACATCGGCTTCGACTTCATCGGTCTGGCCAACGCCGACACGGCCGAGTCTCCCGGTGCGGTCTTCGGCGGCGCCGACCCCGAGACCGCCGAGCGGCTCGTGGACCTCTGGCTGGGGTTGTTCAACACGGCGACGCTCCCGTTCTACTGGTCCGGTTTCGAGCCCGTGCGAGGCGAGCCCGAGACCGAGCGCCTGCTCACCGCGGCGCGCTGGTTTCGCGACCGCGGAGTGTCCCTCAAGGGGCATCCGCTGGCCTGGCACACCCTCTCCCCTGCCTGGCTCCTCGACGCGCCGACCGCGGAGGTCGAGGAGGTGCTCCGTGCCCGGATCCGCCGCGAGGTCACCGCGTTCGGCGGGCTGGTCGACACCTGGGACGCGGTCAACGAGCTGGTGATCATGCCGGTCTTCGACAACGAGGACCGCCAGAACGCCATCACCCGGCTGTGCCGGCAGCTCGGCCGCATCCCGATGGCACGCCTGGCCTTCGAGGAGGCGCGGGCAGCCGACCCCGGCGTACGTCTCGTCCTCAACGACTTCGACATGTCCACGGCCTACGAGTGCCTCATCGAGGGCGTGCTCGAGGCAGGGATCCGAGTCGACGCGATCGGCCTGCAGAGCCACATGCACCAGGGCTACTGGGGTGAGGAGCGGACCCTGGAGGTCCTCGAGCGGTTCGCCCGCTTCGGCCTCCCTCTGCACCTCAGCGAGACGACGCTCCTCTCCGGCGACCTGATGCCGGCCGAGATCGAGGACCTCAACGACCACCAGGTGCCCAGCTGGCCCTCGACCCCCGAGGGCGAGGAGCGTCAGGCCGACGAGCTCGTACGCCACTACCGCACCCTGCTCTCGCACCCGTCGGTCGAGGCGGTCACCTACTGGGGCCTCACCGATCTCGGGTCCTGGCTCGGCGCGCCCGCGGGGCTGGTGCGTGCCGACGGCACCCCGAAACCGGCGTACGACGCGCTCCACCGCCTGGTGAAGCAGGAGTGGTGGCTGGGGCCGACGCACCTGCGCACCGATTCCGAGGGGCGGGTGAAGGTGCGCGGCTGGGCGGGCGACTACCGGGTCGGCATCGAGGACTCGACCGCCGCGTTCGAGCTCACGCCGGACAGCTCGCGAACCGAGCTGACCGTCACGCCGTGA
- a CDS encoding polysaccharide deacetylase family protein, whose protein sequence is MESSSDRQTGRDPGFVPGGAVRPTTMPLAAARGTGKVAALTFDDGPNPGETDRLLDVLAAHEVTAVFCVIGQNITAHGGAEILRRIVAEGHTLCNHSTSYADMGSWSHAEVERDLEATLATIREVLGDPTQQVPYFRAPNGSWGITGEVAAALGMQPLGLGNVVFDWDGNDLSEETLTNNLRAAIQPGAVALAHDGGGNRENTVRAVETVLPEKLAEGFTFTLPQGGVTA, encoded by the coding sequence GTGGAGTCGAGCAGCGACCGGCAGACCGGCCGGGACCCCGGGTTCGTGCCGGGAGGCGCGGTCCGTCCGACGACGATGCCGCTCGCCGCTGCCAGGGGCACGGGCAAGGTGGCCGCCCTCACCTTCGACGACGGTCCCAACCCCGGCGAGACCGATCGCTTGCTGGACGTTCTGGCAGCTCACGAGGTCACCGCGGTGTTCTGCGTCATCGGCCAGAACATCACCGCCCACGGCGGCGCCGAGATCCTGAGGCGCATCGTCGCCGAGGGCCACACGCTGTGCAACCACTCCACCTCCTACGCCGACATGGGCAGCTGGTCCCATGCCGAGGTCGAGCGGGATCTCGAGGCCACCCTCGCCACGATCCGAGAGGTGCTGGGTGACCCGACCCAGCAGGTGCCCTACTTCCGGGCTCCGAACGGCAGCTGGGGCATCACCGGAGAGGTCGCCGCAGCCCTCGGCATGCAGCCGCTCGGGCTGGGCAACGTGGTCTTCGACTGGGACGGCAACGACCTCTCCGAGGAGACCCTGACGAACAACCTCCGCGCGGCGATCCAGCCCGGCGCGGTGGCCCTGGCCCACGACGGTGGCGGCAACCGCGAGAACACCGTCCGCGCGGTCGAGACGGTGCTCCCCGAGAAGCTCGCCGAGGGATTCACCTTCACCCTGCCGCAGGGCGGCGTCACGGCGTGA
- a CDS encoding nuclear transport factor 2 family protein, with amino-acid sequence MTTFREAIEAKDMDAVESMLADDVVFTSPVAFKPYPGRAITAAILRAVVKVFEDFTYVREIHDGAHHAYEFTAKVDGLDLNGCDFLTYDEEGKIVDFKVMVRPLRAAEALAARMGAQFEEIKAAASNG; translated from the coding sequence ATGACCACCTTCCGTGAGGCGATCGAGGCCAAGGACATGGACGCCGTCGAGTCGATGCTGGCCGACGACGTCGTGTTCACCAGCCCGGTCGCGTTCAAGCCCTACCCCGGCCGGGCGATCACCGCCGCGATCCTGCGCGCGGTGGTGAAGGTGTTCGAGGACTTCACCTACGTACGCGAGATCCACGACGGCGCCCACCACGCTTATGAGTTCACCGCCAAGGTCGATGGCCTCGACCTCAACGGCTGCGACTTCCTCACCTACGACGAGGAGGGGAAGATCGTCGACTTCAAGGTGATGGTGCGCCCGCTGCGTGCCGCTGAGGCCCTCGCCGCCCGGATGGGCGCGCAGTTCGAGGAGATCAAGGCCGCGGCGTCGAACGGCTGA
- a CDS encoding extracellular catalytic domain type 1 short-chain-length polyhydroxyalkanoate depolymerase — protein sequence MRLGSRISPRFRQRRIGAALAGLGLVLTGGTAIAVAPSAEPAAAAGTWTARTAGGMTTQLYVPSTSPTLGTGRALMVNLHGCVQTSANLRDGGNWTATADARGMVVAVPAAPNGGVILGCWDYYDSNHSRTSPSRHDDNLLQLVSDLLADPALDIDPDQVYLSGLSSGGGETMVMGCLAPDVFAGIGINAGPSVGTTSGQIGSVAVTQSQVTNTCRTFAGSASSGFGSQVTSVIYGSNDTTVAPGYNTLNAQVMAGIYGASSQSSFSLSGLAGNNTAGSGTLWSDGSGPRVSLIQNTGMGHNWPAGGGPGGSYITTNSIDYPAYVTDFFFDNNRRVDRSTEPTDPPTEEPTDPPTEPGLYCGSATNAQHQAAGRAHSYGTNPYNPYYADVSEDYMGQGDATVTTLQESAGGRFDVVTTC from the coding sequence ATGCGTCTCGGGTCACGGATCTCACCCAGGTTCCGGCAACGACGGATCGGTGCGGCGCTCGCGGGCCTCGGGCTGGTGCTCACCGGCGGTACGGCGATCGCGGTCGCGCCCTCCGCAGAGCCTGCGGCGGCCGCCGGCACGTGGACGGCCCGGACCGCGGGAGGGATGACCACCCAGCTGTACGTCCCCAGCACCTCTCCGACGCTCGGCACCGGGCGTGCGCTCATGGTCAATCTGCACGGCTGCGTCCAGACATCGGCCAACCTGCGCGACGGCGGCAACTGGACCGCGACCGCCGACGCCCGCGGCATGGTCGTCGCGGTCCCCGCGGCGCCGAACGGCGGCGTCATCCTCGGCTGCTGGGACTACTACGACAGCAACCACTCCCGGACCTCGCCGAGCCGGCACGACGACAACCTCCTCCAGCTGGTCAGCGACCTGCTCGCGGATCCGGCGCTCGACATCGACCCCGACCAGGTCTACCTCTCCGGGCTGTCCTCCGGCGGCGGCGAGACGATGGTGATGGGGTGCCTCGCGCCCGACGTCTTCGCCGGGATCGGGATCAACGCCGGGCCGTCGGTCGGGACGACCTCGGGGCAGATCGGGTCCGTGGCGGTCACCCAGTCGCAGGTCACCAACACCTGCCGGACCTTCGCCGGCTCGGCCTCGTCGGGTTTCGGCAGCCAGGTCACCTCGGTGATCTACGGCTCCAACGACACGACCGTCGCGCCCGGCTACAACACCCTGAACGCGCAGGTCATGGCCGGGATCTACGGTGCCTCCTCGCAGTCCTCGTTCTCGCTGTCGGGGCTGGCCGGCAACAACACCGCCGGTTCCGGGACGCTGTGGTCGGACGGCAGCGGCCCGCGGGTATCGCTGATCCAGAACACCGGGATGGGCCACAACTGGCCGGCCGGCGGTGGCCCCGGTGGCTCCTACATCACGACGAACTCGATCGACTACCCGGCGTACGTCACGGACTTCTTCTTCGACAACAACCGCCGCGTCGATCGGAGCACCGAGCCGACGGACCCGCCCACGGAGGAGCCCACCGACCCGCCGACCGAGCCCGGCCTCTACTGCGGCTCGGCGACCAACGCCCAGCACCAGGCCGCCGGGCGGGCGCACTCCTACGGGACCAACCCCTACAACCCGTACTACGCCGATGTCTCGGAGGACTACATGGGCCAGGGCGACGCCACCGTGACGACCCTCCAGGAGTCGGCGGGCGGCCGCTTCGACGTGGTGACGACCTGCTGA
- a CDS encoding flavin reductase family protein, with protein sequence MSTHVDIDPAILYFGTPVVVLSTLNEDGSTNLMPMSSVFWLGRTAVLGMGASSQTARNLRERPEIVLNLPSVDLVTQVDRLALTTGSAAMSAAKAERGYVHVADKYGHAGLTAYGSDTVLPTSVAECPVHIEGTISAIHELGEPKLLAVEVAVTAVRVMPDVRLEGHPNRIDPDRWRPLVMSFQQFYGLGERVHPSRLASIDEELYR encoded by the coding sequence ATGAGCACGCATGTGGACATCGATCCGGCCATCCTCTACTTCGGGACGCCGGTGGTGGTGCTTTCGACGCTCAACGAGGACGGCAGCACGAACCTGATGCCGATGTCGTCGGTGTTCTGGCTGGGACGTACGGCGGTCCTCGGGATGGGGGCCTCGTCGCAGACGGCGCGCAACCTGAGGGAGCGGCCCGAGATCGTCCTCAATCTTCCCAGCGTCGACCTGGTGACCCAGGTGGACCGGCTGGCGCTGACGACGGGCAGTGCGGCGATGTCGGCGGCGAAGGCGGAGCGTGGGTACGTGCACGTGGCCGACAAGTACGGGCACGCCGGGTTGACGGCGTACGGATCGGACACGGTGCTGCCGACGTCGGTCGCCGAGTGCCCGGTGCACATCGAGGGGACGATCTCGGCGATCCACGAGCTCGGGGAGCCGAAGCTGCTCGCCGTGGAGGTGGCGGTGACGGCGGTGCGGGTCATGCCTGACGTACGCCTCGAGGGTCATCCCAACCGGATCGACCCGGATCGGTGGCGGCCGCTGGTGATGAGCTTCCAGCAGTTCTACGGGCTGGGGGAGCGGGTGCATCCGTCGCGGTTGGCGAGCATCGACGAGGAGCTCTACCGCTGA
- a CDS encoding HNH endonuclease signature motif containing protein, with translation MSLGREIDHWGTNPGDAIDAALSTIESSLRELLSSDPVYWRTGQKKDLLERLEKLQAQQAAVKLRVLASAGDIAEETGAKDASGWLRTELLVDKAVARAQVKLAAGVAKYERVAAGLAAGEVSQDKARVITKALDAIEADPVASTEDVALAEKLLVDYATRLTANELRIVGKRILAEIDPARFEDAEAKALLAEEERAQQKTALRIWDNHDGTIGFDGVLPTSVGMRFKRLVEAYAQPRKQQLLDKGAPLPPWGRLMGQGFARLLETVDPAALPRHGGDATTINVVISLEELRKDLGIATLGYDETNGATISAAEARKMACNATIIPWVLGGDGEILDVGRASRLFQPIQRKALRLQHKCCQADGCDMPPEWCDAHHLDPWATGGTTNLKDGALLCPHHHRLAHNPAYVHERLPDGTIRFTRRP, from the coding sequence ATGAGTCTCGGCCGCGAGATCGACCACTGGGGTACCAACCCCGGTGACGCGATCGACGCCGCCCTGAGCACCATCGAATCCTCCCTTCGAGAGCTGCTGTCCAGCGACCCTGTCTATTGGCGGACCGGGCAGAAGAAGGACCTGCTCGAACGACTCGAGAAGCTCCAGGCCCAGCAGGCCGCGGTGAAGCTGCGGGTCCTCGCTTCTGCCGGCGACATTGCCGAAGAGACCGGCGCCAAGGACGCGTCGGGGTGGTTGCGGACCGAGCTGTTGGTCGACAAGGCCGTCGCGCGGGCCCAGGTGAAACTCGCTGCTGGCGTCGCGAAGTACGAGCGTGTCGCGGCCGGTCTCGCTGCTGGTGAGGTGTCCCAGGACAAGGCCCGGGTGATCACGAAAGCCCTCGACGCGATCGAGGCAGATCCGGTCGCCAGCACCGAAGACGTTGCGTTGGCCGAGAAGCTGCTGGTCGACTACGCCACCCGGCTGACCGCCAACGAGCTCCGCATCGTAGGCAAGCGCATCCTGGCCGAGATCGACCCGGCCAGGTTCGAGGACGCCGAAGCCAAAGCACTGTTGGCCGAGGAAGAACGCGCCCAGCAGAAGACCGCGCTCCGGATCTGGGACAACCACGACGGCACCATCGGGTTCGACGGTGTTCTGCCGACCTCGGTCGGGATGCGGTTCAAACGGCTGGTCGAGGCCTACGCCCAGCCCCGCAAACAACAACTCCTCGACAAAGGTGCTCCGTTGCCCCCGTGGGGACGGTTGATGGGCCAAGGCTTCGCCCGGCTCTTGGAGACCGTCGACCCGGCCGCCCTACCCCGGCACGGTGGTGACGCGACCACCATCAACGTGGTGATCTCCCTCGAGGAGCTCCGCAAAGACCTCGGGATCGCGACCCTGGGCTACGACGAGACCAACGGCGCCACCATCAGTGCGGCGGAGGCCCGCAAGATGGCATGCAACGCCACCATCATCCCCTGGGTGCTGGGCGGAGACGGCGAGATCCTCGACGTCGGACGGGCCAGCAGGCTCTTCCAGCCCATCCAACGCAAAGCGCTACGCCTACAGCACAAGTGCTGCCAAGCAGATGGCTGTGACATGCCACCCGAATGGTGCGACGCCCACCACCTCGACCCCTGGGCCACCGGCGGCACGACGAATCTCAAGGACGGCGCCCTCCTGTGCCCACATCACCACCGCCTGGCCCACAACCCCGCCTATGTTCATGAACGGTTGCCGGACGGCACCATCCGCTTCACCCGCCGCCCCTGA
- a CDS encoding DUF6508 domain-containing protein, whose product MPEKMWRETFEAADGLTAEDRDWTWGGGQKMESGATQAPYPVYSDRVRQLYVSLPGANIDWMKWMSGNPLLSDPARLADLPAADAARLATVYSRGERFSDGVFGRALQDGSLDAIVARLRTWYDTER is encoded by the coding sequence ATGCCGGAGAAGATGTGGCGGGAGACGTTCGAAGCGGCCGACGGGCTGACGGCCGAGGACCGCGACTGGACGTGGGGAGGCGGCCAGAAGATGGAGAGCGGCGCGACCCAGGCGCCGTACCCCGTCTACAGCGACCGGGTCCGACAGCTCTATGTCTCGCTGCCAGGCGCCAACATCGACTGGATGAAGTGGATGAGCGGCAACCCGCTCCTCTCCGACCCCGCCCGTCTCGCCGACCTGCCCGCCGCTGACGCCGCCCGCCTGGCGACCGTCTACAGCCGCGGCGAGCGGTTCAGCGACGGCGTCTTCGGACGTGCCCTCCAGGACGGCTCCCTCGACGCGATCGTCGCGCGGCTGCGTACCTGGTACGACACCGAGCGGTGA
- a CDS encoding AMP-binding protein, translating into MSSTIATGAHLLLNGRPGDPAVITAEATLTYAELEQAVTDRVAAYGPAHGVVLLEAGNDLDSVIGYLAALAARRPVLLTPPGSDLGELRTRYQAAFGGTAEIHPDLALLLSTSGSTGSPKLVRLSRGNLAANAASIAAYLGLTSADRAMSSLPLHYCYGLSVLNSHLSAGAAVILTDLSVADECFWDVAARNGATSFAGVPYTFDLLDTSGFAERSLPSLRYITQAGGKMPPETVRRYAALGESRGWDLVVMYGQTEATARMAYLPPDLAASRPEAIGIPIPGGHFRLDPVDGVGEGVGELVYTGPNVMMGYAESVGDLARGPELTELRTGDLGRQADDGLWEITGRRSRFGKVLGLRLDLDRIESELGPGAARVVAPGGRLHLFTSDPGSAAGLPALVGGIVALPRAAVQVHRIDEMPRTPNGKVDYATLNAWASMADAAGPPDAGPAGAGLAAGADAEALRTVYAAVLGRPDATVADSFVSLGGDSLSFVEIATQLGERLGTLPTGWQHRSITELAASARSPRRWLRPVEIPVLLRAVAIVAIVGSHADVWTLLGGAHILLAVAGFNLARFGLTAPTRVLRARRLLRGAAAVALPAGLWVAAVALVSDRYHWPTALGLNQALGSDEWTRDWQLWFLEVITWSFAGLALLLLVPVLDRWQRRHRFSAAVGVVGVTLAVRYLWVGLEAGATERYTIGCVLWCVALGWAAAEAQRPWQRVLVAGLVVVATYGFFGDPVREATVALGILVLLVPWPALLPWPLARLTAVLAASSLWIYLTHWQVYPGLEAAGLGWLGVLASLAAGVAVALGPAAWVARARVARLTA; encoded by the coding sequence ATGAGCTCGACGATCGCGACGGGTGCCCATCTGCTCCTGAACGGGCGGCCGGGGGACCCGGCGGTGATCACCGCCGAGGCGACGCTGACCTATGCCGAGCTGGAGCAGGCGGTGACGGACCGGGTGGCTGCGTACGGTCCCGCGCACGGGGTGGTGCTGCTCGAGGCGGGCAACGACCTGGACTCGGTGATCGGCTATCTGGCCGCGCTCGCCGCTCGCCGGCCGGTGCTGCTGACGCCGCCGGGCAGCGACCTCGGCGAGCTCCGGACGCGCTATCAGGCCGCGTTCGGCGGCACGGCCGAGATCCACCCCGACCTCGCCCTGCTGCTGTCGACGTCGGGCTCGACCGGGTCACCGAAGCTGGTCCGGCTTTCCCGGGGCAACCTGGCCGCCAACGCGGCCAGCATCGCGGCCTACCTCGGGCTCACCTCCGCCGACCGGGCGATGAGCTCGCTGCCGCTGCACTACTGCTACGGCCTCTCGGTGCTCAACTCCCACCTCAGCGCCGGGGCCGCGGTGATCCTCACCGACCTCTCCGTCGCCGACGAGTGCTTCTGGGACGTCGCGGCCCGCAACGGCGCCACCTCGTTCGCCGGGGTGCCCTACACCTTCGACCTGCTCGACACCTCGGGCTTCGCCGAGCGCTCGCTGCCCTCGCTGCGCTACATCACCCAGGCCGGCGGCAAGATGCCGCCCGAGACGGTCCGTCGCTATGCGGCTCTTGGGGAGTCTCGTGGCTGGGACCTGGTCGTGATGTACGGCCAGACCGAAGCCACCGCCCGGATGGCCTATCTCCCGCCGGACCTGGCTGCCAGCCGTCCCGAGGCGATCGGCATCCCGATCCCGGGCGGGCACTTCCGACTCGATCCCGTCGACGGTGTGGGGGAGGGCGTCGGCGAGCTGGTCTACACCGGGCCGAACGTGATGATGGGATACGCCGAGAGCGTCGGCGACCTCGCTCGCGGTCCCGAGCTCACCGAGCTCCGCACCGGCGACCTCGGCCGGCAGGCCGACGACGGGCTGTGGGAGATCACCGGCCGGCGCAGCCGGTTCGGCAAGGTGCTCGGGCTGCGTCTCGACCTCGACCGGATCGAGTCCGAGCTCGGTCCCGGGGCCGCTCGTGTCGTCGCGCCGGGCGGCCGCCTGCACCTGTTCACCTCCGATCCTGGGTCAGCCGCCGGGTTGCCGGCACTTGTCGGGGGCATCGTGGCCCTGCCGCGCGCGGCCGTCCAGGTCCACCGGATCGACGAGATGCCGCGTACGCCGAACGGGAAGGTCGACTACGCCACCCTCAACGCCTGGGCGAGCATGGCCGACGCGGCCGGGCCGCCGGACGCCGGGCCGGCAGGCGCTGGGCTGGCGGCGGGTGCGGACGCCGAGGCGCTGCGTACGGTCTATGCGGCGGTGCTCGGGCGGCCCGACGCGACCGTGGCCGACAGCTTCGTCTCGCTCGGCGGCGACTCGCTCTCCTTCGTCGAGATCGCGACCCAGCTCGGCGAGCGGCTCGGCACCCTGCCCACCGGCTGGCAGCACCGGAGCATCACCGAGCTCGCCGCGAGCGCGCGGAGCCCGCGGCGCTGGCTGCGGCCCGTCGAGATCCCGGTGCTGCTGCGCGCGGTGGCCATCGTGGCCATCGTCGGCAGCCACGCCGACGTGTGGACGCTCCTCGGCGGCGCACACATCCTGCTCGCGGTGGCCGGCTTCAACCTCGCCCGCTTCGGGCTGACCGCCCCGACCCGGGTGCTGCGCGCCCGTCGGCTGCTCCGGGGTGCGGCAGCGGTCGCGCTCCCGGCCGGCCTCTGGGTCGCCGCGGTGGCCCTGGTCAGCGACCGCTACCACTGGCCGACCGCGCTGGGGCTCAACCAGGCGCTCGGCAGCGACGAGTGGACCCGCGACTGGCAGCTCTGGTTCCTGGAGGTCATCACCTGGTCGTTCGCCGGGCTCGCCCTCCTGCTCCTGGTGCCCGTCCTCGACCGGTGGCAGCGGCGTCACCGGTTCTCGGCGGCTGTCGGCGTGGTCGGCGTGACCCTCGCGGTCCGGTATCTGTGGGTCGGTCTCGAGGCCGGTGCGACCGAGCGCTACACGATCGGCTGCGTCCTGTGGTGCGTCGCGCTGGGCTGGGCGGCGGCCGAGGCCCAGCGACCGTGGCAGCGGGTGCTCGTCGCGGGGCTCGTCGTGGTGGCGACGTACGGCTTCTTCGGAGATCCGGTCCGCGAGGCCACGGTCGCCCTCGGCATCCTCGTCCTGCTGGTCCCCTGGCCTGCGCTGCTGCCGTGGCCGCTGGCGCGGCTGACCGCCGTGCTCGCCGCCTCGTCGCTGTGGATCTACCTCACCCACTGGCAGGTCTATCCGGGGCTCGAGGCCGCCGGCCTCGGGTGGCTGGGTGTCCTCGCCTCCCTCGCCGCCGGGGTGGCTGTCGCACTCGGTCCGGCCGCATGGGTCGCTCGCGCCAGGGTCGCTAGATTGACGGCGTGA
- a CDS encoding ABC transporter ATP-binding protein translates to MTAALQVSGLRAGYGRRQVLDGLDLTVEDGVTAVLGASGCGKTTLLRCVAGFITPSAGEIRIGGRSVAGLAPRRRGIGYVPQEGALFPHLDVGGNIAFGLGRSVSRAERQARVAELLRLLELPAELADRHPHELSGGQQQRVAVARALAPRPALVLLDEPFSSLDAGLREESGRAVVRALRTAGAAALLVTHDQGEALSLADQVAVMAAGRFLQVGSAVDVYLTPEHPGVAAFLGSATLLPGEVAADGRADSPLGEVRLAAPLPAGPVTLVVRSEQVQVSADATSGTKGVVEEVSFFGHDATIRVRLGDDVRVTARVAGTGIPDIGATVALEVVGPLVGYAGDAR, encoded by the coding sequence ATGACCGCGGCACTGCAGGTGAGCGGGCTGCGCGCCGGATACGGCCGTCGCCAGGTGCTCGACGGGCTCGACCTGACCGTCGAGGACGGCGTGACCGCCGTGCTCGGAGCCTCCGGCTGCGGCAAGACCACGCTGCTGCGCTGCGTGGCCGGGTTCATCACGCCCAGCGCCGGCGAGATCCGCATCGGCGGGCGCTCGGTCGCGGGGCTGGCGCCGCGCCGCCGCGGGATCGGGTATGTCCCGCAGGAGGGCGCGCTCTTCCCGCATCTCGACGTCGGCGGCAACATCGCCTTCGGGCTGGGCCGCTCGGTGTCCCGGGCCGAGCGGCAGGCGCGGGTGGCCGAGCTGCTCCGGCTGCTCGAGCTGCCCGCGGAGCTGGCCGACCGGCATCCGCACGAGCTCTCCGGCGGCCAGCAGCAGCGGGTCGCCGTGGCCCGTGCGCTCGCGCCCCGGCCGGCTCTGGTGCTCCTCGACGAGCCGTTCTCCTCGCTCGACGCCGGGCTGCGGGAGGAGTCGGGGCGTGCGGTCGTGCGGGCGCTGCGTACGGCCGGCGCGGCAGCGCTGCTGGTCACCCACGACCAGGGCGAGGCGCTCTCGCTGGCCGACCAGGTGGCCGTGATGGCCGCCGGGCGCTTCCTGCAGGTCGGCTCCGCGGTGGACGTCTACCTGACCCCGGAGCATCCCGGGGTCGCCGCCTTCCTCGGCTCGGCGACGCTGCTTCCCGGCGAGGTCGCCGCCGACGGACGGGCCGACTCGCCGCTCGGCGAGGTCAGGCTCGCGGCGCCGCTGCCCGCCGGCCCGGTGACGCTGGTCGTACGCTCCGAGCAGGTGCAGGTCTCGGCCGATGCCACCTCGGGGACCAAGGGCGTCGTGGAGGAGGTCTCGTTCTTCGGCCACGATGCCACCATCCGGGTGCGGCTGGGCGATGACGTACGCGTCACCGCCCGGGTCGCCGGCACCGGGATCCCCGACATCGGGGCCACGGTCGCGCTCGAGGTCGTCGGGCCGCTGGTCGGCTATGCCGGGGACGCTCGATGA